A portion of the Punica granatum isolate Tunisia-2019 chromosome 7, ASM765513v2, whole genome shotgun sequence genome contains these proteins:
- the LOC116212855 gene encoding gibberellin 2-beta-dioxygenase-like → MVVLSQAVLDHFTPIKTYKSTTNVFTGVPTINLSNPDAGAHLVRACGEFGFFKVVNHAVPLELINRLLAQSLKFFHQPQSEKNQAGPPDPFGYGSKRIGPNGDVGWVEYLILSASPDTNAISQRLLSFLQENQPLFRAAVDDYVREVKTLAVEVVELIEKGLGLTMTDQEGRNNEGPTSRLLRNEKSDSCFRVNHYPPCPDHWEVAASGRNLIGFGEHTDPQIISVLQSNNTSGLEICLKNGSWVTIPPDQSSFFIIVGDSLQVLTNGRFKSVKHRVLADHTKSRVSMIFFGGPPLDESITPIPSLMEEGEESHYKEFTWFEYKKSAYKSRLADYRLGLFEKTPAQ, encoded by the exons ATGGTGGTCCTATCTCAGGCAGTACTCGACCACTTCACCCCGATCAAAACCTACAAGTCCACCACTAATGTGTTCACTGGGGTCCCAACCATCAACCTGTCCAACCCCGATGCAGGTGCCCACCTCGTGAGAGCCTGCGGGGAATTTGGGTTCTTCAAGGTGGTCAATCACGCGGTCCCCCTCGAACTGATAAACAGGTTGCTGGCCCAGTCACTAAAGTTTTTCCACCAGCCACAATCCGAGAAGAACCAAGCCGGACCTCCTGACCCGTTCGGGTATGGGAGCAAGAGGATCGGACCGAATGGGGATGTCGGGTGGGTTGAGTACTTAATTCTCTCCGCCAGTCCCGACACCAATGCTATCTCTCAGAGGTTGCTCTCCTTCTTACAAGAAAACCAGCCGTTGTTCCG AGCCGCGGTGGATGATTACGTGAGAGAAGTGAAGACGCTGGCCGTCGAAGTCGTTGAACTGATAGAGAAAGGCTTGGGCTTAACAATGACAGATCAGGAAGGTCGTAACAACGAGGGTCCGACGAGCAGGCTGCTGAGGAACGAGAAGAGCGACTCGTGCTTCAGAGTGAACCACTACCCTCCATGCCCGGACCACTGGGAGGTGGCAGCGAGTGGACGGAATTTGATAGGGTTCGGAGAGCACACTGACCCTCAAATCATCTCCGTGCTCCAATCCAACAATACCTCCGGCCTTGAGATCTGCCTCAAGAATGGGTCATGGGTCACGATCCCCCCTGATCAATCGTCCTTCTTCATCATTGTCGGCGACTCGCTCCAG GTGTTGACAAATGGGAGATTCAAAAGCGTGAAGCACAGGGTGTTAGCCGATCACACGAAATCGAGGgtctcgatgatcttcttcGGGGGGCCACCTCTTGACGAGAGCATCACACCAATACCGTCCTTGatggaggaaggagaagagagcCATTACAAAGAATTCACATGGTTTGAATATAAGAAGTCTGCATACAAGTCAAGGTTGGCTGATTATAGGCTTGGGTTGTTTGAGAAAACACCAGCCCAATGA